In Musa acuminata AAA Group cultivar baxijiao chromosome BXJ2-3, Cavendish_Baxijiao_AAA, whole genome shotgun sequence, the following proteins share a genomic window:
- the LOC135606580 gene encoding uncharacterized protein LOC135606580, with product MACSRKQGKVLCFCVALNEEGRSRRKEEEAAEETRIVDCLQESNEGEEESERGVKRRELFLCLPPSSASAATPTAYSPRSLISRFLLSLHRTSPTRGGGGEGSGFRVRFPISSSNRRRTKEKRMTEEEEEEAKVEEPAMAASMEGKGIASGESNLAIDAGSRRILRSRTGIASLDCYCFFWFSSDAVSLNLGMGVGLVFLLTRSATEINKMEQLRVQMEILLKDIKDEMHNKGVSSHRAESNNVASSASNSYMEPEAETRSTCATFTRNTARLSMHQMEAEMEVELQRLQCAVGRKLSSLPPHRMLAAESADAPETFHGSFREAYEGGSGSGGIQCGVSAHELTRKLNQLVQARQQEGIAELESSFNCTGNSHIGEDDGEVTQVHEEDGGNYRGVSARELERRLHELLETRQRERIAELESALECAERQLREKESEVCWWRDTARLVSQHKSEAVHR from the exons ATGGCCTGTTCGCGGAAACAGGGGAAGGTGCTCTGTTTCTGTGTGGCGTTGAACGAAGAGGGAAGGAGTcggaggaaggaagaggaggcggcggaggagaCGAGAATAGTCGATTGCCTCCAGGAAAGCAATGAGGGCGAGGAGGAGAGCGAAAGGGGAGTAAAAAGGCGGGAGCTTTTCCTGTGCCTACCTCCCTCCTCTGCTTCCGCCGCCACTCCCACTGCTTATTCTCCCCGGAGCCTCATCTCCCGGTTTCTCCTCTCACTCCATCGGACGTCACCAactcgcggcggcggcggcgaaggaTCCGGTTTCCGGGTGCGGTTTCCAATATCCTCTTCTAACCGCCGGAGAACAAAAGAGAAGAGAAtgacggaggaagaggaggaggaggcgaaggTGGAGGAACCGGCGATGGCTGCTTCTATGGAAGGAAAGGGTATTGCTTCCGGCGAGAGCAATCTCGCCATTGATGCAGGTTCCAGGAGAATCCTTCGTTCTCGTACTGGAATCGCTTCTCTAGATTGCTACTGCTTCTTCTGGTTCTCT AGTGATGCAGTCTCTTTGAATCTGGGAATGGGAGTAGGTCTGGTGTTCCTCCTAACGAGGAGTGCCACCGAAATCAACAAGATGGAGCAACTGAGAGTCCAAATGGAGATTCTACTCAAAGACATCAAGGATGAGATGCACAACAAAGGCGTCTCTTCCCACCGAGCAGAGTCCAACAATGTCGCCTCCTCTGCATCAAACAGTTATATGGAACCCGAAGCTGAGACACGGTCGACATGTGCTACATTCACGAGGAACACAGCACGCCTCAGCATGCACCAAATGGAAGCGGAGATGGAAGTCGAACTACAACGTCTGCAATGCGCCGTGGGACGCAAGCTTTCATCGCTGCCGCCACATCGCATG TTGGCTGCTGAGAGCGCTGATGCGCCTGAGACCTTTCATGGAAGCTTCAGGGAGGCGTacgaaggaggcagcggcagcggcggcattCAATGTGGAGTTTCTGCGCATGAGCTGACGAGAAAGCTTAATCAACTCGTGCAGGCGAGGCAGCAAGAAGGTATTGCGGAGTTGGAGTCTTCCTTCAACTGCACTGGCAATTCTCACATTGGCGAAGACGACGGAGAGGTAACGCAAGTCCATGAAGAAGACGGTGGCAATTACCGTGGGGTTTCTGCTCGTGAGCTGGAGAGAAGGCTGCATGAGCTCCTGGAAACAAGGCAGCGGGAGAGGATTGCAGAGCTGGAGTCTGCGTTGGAGTGTGCGGAGAGACAGCTGCGCGAGAAAGAGAGCGAGGTCTGCTGGTGGAGGGACACTGCGAGGTTGGTCTCACAGCATAAGAGCGAAGCAGTTCACAGGTGA